A genomic window from Glycine max cultivar Williams 82 chromosome 17, Glycine_max_v4.0, whole genome shotgun sequence includes:
- the LOC100797540 gene encoding protein CANDIDATE G-PROTEIN COUPLED RECEPTOR 2, with translation MHLSLILLHENFHHKRTKSSSDSVTEPPSSSSTEFHDLVEGKKTLTLPPTKQCPMVTNLRSLAPETMSLSMEDQALSPAGSDLKCDGYGIFLVISSLLFVLYLTVHAKKNLNGVCRRGSYVVVSYYALLWLVTLFNLAWSFLQPWQCSPAKEVAWNLLSLFTASGMLCLEISLMAFLLKDNYMSGMEALAHSFHASGIIVFVDTLLKAIYVFGFGVPLFNHNVGSTHTIQWSLWIIHKLLLAAAYGFILFASFSKWKEKLPPRPTFYNYVAVMFVFSVITLFACGLAAIGAGLGNWLYDLTVLCYHSLYLPFLYVTFLADFFQEEDFLLDNAYYSEMKDAGFFDADWE, from the exons ATGCATTTAAGCTTGATATTGTTACACGAAAACTTTCATCACAAGAGAACAAAGTCTAGCTCCGATTCGGTGACAGAAcctccatcatcatcatcaactgAATTCCACGATCTCGTTGAAGGAAAGAAAACTCTCACTTTGCCACCGACCAAACAATGTCCAATGGTTACGAATTTGCGATCTTTAGCCCCTGAAACCATGTCACTGAGTATGGAAGACCAAGCTCTGTCGCCAGCTGGCAGCGATCTGAAGTGCGATGGGTACGGCATCTTCCTTGTCATTTCGtcgcttttgtttgttttgtatctTACGGTGCACGCCAAGAAGAATCTCAACGGCGTCTGTCGTCGAGGCTCCTATGTTGTCGTTTCCTATTATGCCCTTCTCTGGCTCGTTACGCTTTTCAACCTCGCATGGTCTTTTCTTCAG CCATGGCAGTGCTCTCCTGCAAAGGAGGTTGCATGGAATCTCCTGTCATTATTTACAGCATCTGGTATGTTGTGTCTAGAGATAAGCTTGATGGCTTTCTTGCTGAAGGATAACTACATGAGTGGCATGGAAGCTCTAGCACACTCTTTCCATGCATCAGGAATTATTGTCTTTGTGGATACCCTTCTTAAG GCTATATATGTTTTTGGATTCGGGGTCCCATTGTTCAATCACAATGTTGGAAGTACACATACGATCCAGTGGAGTTTGTGgataatacataaattattgcTTGCTGCAGcatatggttttattttatttgcaagTTTCTCCAAATGGAAAGAGAAGCTGCCTC CGAGGCCAACTTTCTACAACTATGTTGCTGTAATGTTTGTCTTCAGTGTGATTACCCTGTTTGCTTGTGGACTAGCAGCAATTGGCGCTGGACTCGGCAATTG GTTGTATGATCTCACTGTGCTTTGTTATCACTCTTTGTATCTTCCATTTCTTTACGTAACTTTTCTTGCAGATTTTTTCCAG GAGGAAGATTTCCTTTTGGACAACGCATATTACTCCGAGATGAAAGATGCCGGATTCTTTGATGCTGACTGGGAATAA
- the LOC100797001 gene encoding protein PDCB3-like precursor, translating to MAALALALLLLAFTGTSSATWCVCKDGSDAILQKTLDYACGAGADCNPLHQNGPCFQPNTVRAHCNYAVNSYFQRKGQAQGSCDFAGTAIVTASDPSSGGTCVYPSSVSAAGTGTTPVTTTPTMGTTPTTGTPSTSTGTGTGTGTGTTPYSTTPGVLGGIGSGMGPSGSGMNDESHGGIGLVHSSSFFSMALFSAFMMMLCWG from the exons ATGGCTGCTCTAGCTCTAGCACTGCTTCTTCTGGCTTTCACTGGCACTTCAA GTGCTACATGGTGCGTTTGCAAGGATGGAAGCGACGCGATCCTGCAGAAAACCTTGGACTATGCTTGTGGAGCTGGTGCTGACTGTAATCCTCTCCACCAAAACGGGCCTTGTTTCCAGCCCAACACCGTTAGGGCCCACTGTAACTACGCCGTGAACAGCTACTTCCAAAGGAAGGGTCAAGCTCAAGGGTCCTGCGACTTTGCGGGAACAGCCATTGTTACTGCATCTGACCCCA GCTCTGGCGGTACTTGTGTCTACCCTTCTAGTGTCAG CGCTGCAGGCACTGGTACAACTCCAGTGACTACCACACCAACCATGGGCACCACTCCTACAACTGGAACTCCATCAACAAGCACCGGCACGGGCACCGGCACCGGCACAGGCACCACTCCATACAGCACAACACCTGGAGTATTAGGAGGCATTGGCAGTGGCATGGGACCTTCAGGATCCGGCATGAATGACGAAAGTCACGGTGGCATTGGACTTGTACACAGCAGTAGTTTCTTCTCGATGGCGCTCTTCTCTGCCTTCATGATGATGCTCTGCTGGGGttga